One genomic window of Tachypleus tridentatus isolate NWPU-2018 chromosome 12, ASM421037v1, whole genome shotgun sequence includes the following:
- the LOC143234369 gene encoding diuretic hormone receptor-like: MGHSPSILATEAACILTIFLTYLMGTNFFWMFVEGLYLYILVVKTFSIESIKFHVYATIGWGLPALLILIWAPVKAYFSPMTSGIFLHQGCPWQSKDNYDYVFIVPVIGILLVNIFFLTRIMWVLITKLRAATTFEHKQYRKAAKALLVLIPLLGVTYILVIVTPNHRTAQVVFTYLQATLLSTQGLIVAILYCFLNGEVRNSLRHHMERWKMVRTLGGAPRHCVNYRPSQHGDVLHTYTSRTPDGRGSCVSFSTSTSFISGNNQNIHNKHVETTFTLLPIKHNVL, encoded by the exons ATGGGACATTCTCCCTCGATACTAGCGACAGAG GCGGCTTGCATTCTAACGATATTCCTGACGTATCTAATGGGGACAAACTTCTTCTGGATGTTTGTGGAAGGCCTCTACCTCTACATCCTGGTTGTCAAGACCTTTTCAATTGAATCGATTAAATTCCACGTGTATGCTACAATTGGTTGGG GTCTCCCTGCACTTCTAATCTTGATTTGGGCACCTGTAAAAGCCTACTTCTCGCCCATGACGAGTGGCATCTTTTTACACCAAGG atgCCCTTGGCAAAGTAAAGATAATTACGATTATGTATTCATTGTTCCCGTCATTGGAATTCTTCTG GTGAACATCTTTTTCTTGACTCGAATCATGTGGGTTCTCATTACCAAACTGAGAGCAGCCACGACTTTTGAACATAAACAGTACAG AAAAGCAGCGAAAGCCCTGCTGGTACTGATTCCTCTACTTGGTGTCACGTATATCCTCGTGATTGTAACACCCAATCACAGAACAGCACAAGTTGTATTTACCTATTTACAAGCTACTCTACTCTCGACCCAG GGTCTTATCGTAGCCATTCTGTACTGCTTCTTAAACGGGGAG gtaagAAATTCGCTACGTCACCACATGGAACGTTGGAAAATGGTTCGTACACTAGGTGGCGCTCCTCGCCATTGCGTAAATTACCGACCATCCCAACATGGCGATGTTCTACACACCTACACCAGCAGAACTCCTGATGGCAGAGGAAGTTGCGTCAGTTTCAGTACGTCAACGTCTTTCATTAGCGGTAACAATCAAAACATACACAATAAACACGTGGAGACAACGTTCACATTGCTTCCCATAAAACACAACGTCCTTTGA